Proteins co-encoded in one Ruegeria sp. YS9 genomic window:
- a CDS encoding phytanoyl-CoA dioxygenase family protein, with protein sequence MTTADLVTQEDIAAFQRDGAVVLRSKFSSDWLSLLRAGIDADLDTPTDNFTRHTRDPNAPGYFEDYWAWNKIPQFKEFVHNSPCAPLAAGLLGAPSINLVMDNWFLREAGSTSRPPFHQDLSYFDFEGTMCVLWLPLEPVTKENGIAFVKGSHLWDKLFMRVRFADGHPSHQPTEVAGQTYHPPPDVNADPGAYDLLQWDLELGDCIFFDMRTLHGGLSSITPSETVRRFTLRMTAPDGVIRYRGDWAKDERAQFEAAGYGEGDRIDGPFFPQLWPR encoded by the coding sequence ATGACGACAGCAGATCTGGTTACACAGGAAGACATTGCCGCCTTCCAACGCGATGGGGCTGTTGTTCTGCGGTCGAAGTTTTCATCTGACTGGTTGTCATTGCTACGCGCAGGTATCGACGCCGACCTTGACACTCCGACGGACAATTTCACCCGTCATACCAGGGATCCGAACGCCCCGGGCTATTTCGAAGACTACTGGGCCTGGAACAAGATCCCGCAATTCAAGGAATTCGTTCACAATTCCCCCTGCGCACCGCTTGCTGCCGGGTTGCTGGGGGCGCCATCCATCAACCTTGTCATGGACAACTGGTTCCTGCGCGAGGCCGGCTCGACCTCGCGCCCGCCCTTCCATCAGGATCTGTCTTACTTCGACTTCGAAGGCACGATGTGTGTCCTTTGGCTGCCGCTGGAACCCGTGACCAAGGAAAACGGCATCGCTTTCGTGAAGGGCTCACACCTGTGGGACAAGCTGTTCATGCGGGTGCGGTTTGCCGATGGCCATCCCAGCCATCAACCCACCGAAGTTGCCGGGCAGACCTATCATCCGCCACCTGATGTCAATGCCGACCCCGGCGCGTATGACTTGCTGCAATGGGATCTGGAGCTTGGGGATTGCATTTTCTTCGACATGCGAACGCTGCATGGCGGGCTGTCCTCGATCACGCCGTCGGAAACGGTGCGGCGCTTCACCCTTCGCATGACGGCGCCTGATGGTGTCATCCGGTATCGCGGCGACTGGGCCAAGGACGAGCGCGCGCAGTTCGAGGCAGCAGGCTATGGCGAGGGGGATCGGATTGACGGGCCGTTTTTCCCGCAACTTTGGCCGCGTTGA
- a CDS encoding xanthine dehydrogenase family protein molybdopterin-binding subunit yields MEKFGRSQPVKRTEDQRFLTGQGRYMDDAVPGNALFAAFFRSPVAHGDITSLDVDAARAADGVRLVMTLDDLAASGIDTVLNAAVLQNRDGSKAAAPDRHMLARDRVRFVGEPVAVVIADTLTQAQDAVELIWMDTEERPAKLDVDAGGETLHAEAPENRAFDWGLGDETATEAAFQAAAHTVSLNVVDNRVIISSLEPRGCQADWSEGRLHFSYGGQGVWAMKAQLAQKLKLDAEDIRVTTPDVGGGFGMKVMPYPEYFCVSVAAMKLGRPVHWMSDRSEAMLSDHHGRDLTSLAELAFDADHKIIAYRVHSKVNLGAYNSHFGQAIQTSLFSKVLMGVYDVQTTYLRVEGFYTNTTQVDAYRGAGRPEAIYVLERAMDRAARELGVDPWELRRRNFIRPGDFPYTSSTGETFDVGDFDMVLTRAADQTTGFEARKAADAERGLIRGQGLCYYIESILGDPSENAKVAFCEDGTVNLYVGTQSNGQGHETVYAQFLSDQTGIPMDKITVIQGDTDRLAHGGGTGGSRSVTVQSTATLVTIDKMIAAFTPYLADKMGVEESDVSFDHETFRAPGSNLTPTLTEAAEMARADGRTDLLQHEARANLDARSYPNGAHVAEVVIDSYTGETWVDRYTVVDDFGNLINPMLAEGQVHGGVVQGIGQALTEHVVHDAHGQLLTASFMDYALPRATDIPMIKFTSAPVPSTSNPMGMKGCGEAGTVGALAAVANAVQDALWDHGVRQADMPFTPQRVWELLTHESVAAE; encoded by the coding sequence ATGGAAAAGTTCGGCAGAAGCCAGCCGGTGAAACGGACCGAGGATCAACGGTTCCTGACCGGGCAGGGGCGTTACATGGATGATGCGGTACCCGGGAACGCTTTGTTTGCCGCATTCTTCCGCAGCCCGGTGGCGCATGGTGACATCACCTCTCTGGATGTCGATGCCGCGCGGGCTGCCGACGGTGTTCGGCTGGTCATGACGCTGGACGATCTGGCCGCATCAGGCATCGACACGGTGCTGAATGCGGCTGTCTTGCAGAACCGGGATGGGTCCAAGGCCGCTGCGCCGGATCGGCACATGCTGGCCAGGGATCGCGTGCGTTTCGTGGGCGAGCCGGTGGCAGTTGTCATTGCGGATACGCTGACGCAGGCGCAAGACGCGGTCGAGTTGATCTGGATGGATACAGAAGAACGCCCGGCCAAACTGGACGTCGATGCAGGGGGAGAGACCCTGCACGCGGAAGCGCCCGAGAACCGTGCTTTTGATTGGGGATTGGGCGACGAAACCGCGACCGAGGCTGCCTTTCAGGCCGCCGCGCATACCGTGTCGCTGAACGTCGTCGACAACAGGGTCATCATCAGTTCGCTTGAACCGCGTGGCTGCCAGGCCGATTGGTCCGAGGGGCGTCTGCATTTCTCTTACGGAGGTCAGGGCGTCTGGGCGATGAAGGCCCAACTGGCACAAAAGCTGAAACTGGATGCGGAAGACATACGCGTCACGACCCCGGATGTCGGTGGCGGGTTCGGTATGAAAGTGATGCCATACCCTGAATATTTCTGCGTCTCCGTGGCGGCGATGAAGCTGGGTCGGCCGGTGCACTGGATGTCCGACCGGTCCGAGGCGATGCTGTCTGATCATCATGGCCGGGATCTGACCTCGCTGGCCGAGCTGGCCTTTGACGCCGATCACAAGATCATTGCCTACCGGGTCCACAGCAAGGTGAATCTTGGCGCCTATAACAGCCACTTCGGTCAGGCGATCCAGACCAGCCTGTTCAGCAAGGTGTTGATGGGTGTCTATGACGTCCAGACCACTTATCTGCGGGTCGAAGGCTTCTATACGAACACGACGCAGGTCGACGCGTATCGCGGTGCAGGTCGGCCCGAGGCGATTTACGTGCTTGAACGCGCGATGGATCGCGCCGCGCGCGAACTGGGCGTCGACCCGTGGGAGCTGCGGCGCAGGAATTTCATCCGTCCCGGCGATTTCCCCTACACCTCCTCCACCGGCGAGACGTTTGATGTCGGTGATTTCGACATGGTTCTCACCCGTGCGGCTGACCAGACTACCGGGTTCGAGGCCCGCAAGGCCGCGGATGCCGAACGCGGGCTGATCCGGGGGCAGGGTCTCTGTTACTATATCGAAAGCATTTTGGGGGACCCTTCCGAAAACGCGAAGGTCGCGTTTTGCGAGGATGGAACGGTGAATCTTTACGTCGGCACACAATCGAACGGGCAGGGGCATGAGACGGTGTACGCCCAGTTCCTGTCGGATCAGACGGGAATCCCCATGGACAAGATCACCGTCATACAGGGCGATACCGACCGGCTTGCCCATGGCGGCGGCACTGGCGGGTCCCGCTCGGTCACTGTGCAAAGCACCGCCACCCTGGTCACGATTGACAAAATGATCGCCGCATTCACGCCTTATCTTGCCGATAAGATGGGGGTCGAGGAAAGTGATGTGAGTTTTGACCACGAGACATTCCGCGCGCCGGGCTCCAACCTGACGCCGACCCTGACCGAAGCCGCCGAGATGGCGCGTGCCGATGGTCGAACGGATCTGCTGCAACATGAGGCCCGCGCCAACCTGGATGCGCGCAGCTACCCGAACGGCGCGCATGTTGCCGAAGTCGTGATCGATTCCTACACCGGCGAAACCTGGGTGGACCGCTACACCGTGGTTGACGATTTTGGCAATCTTATCAATCCGATGCTGGCCGAAGGGCAGGTGCATGGCGGGGTGGTGCAGGGAATCGGGCAGGCCCTGACCGAACATGTCGTGCACGATGCACATGGGCAACTGCTCACGGCTTCGTTTATGGATTACGCCTTGCCCCGTGCAACCGACATACCCATGATTAAGTTTACCTCGGCGCCGGTCCCGTCAACTTCAAACCCGATGGGGATGAAAGGGTGTGGCGAGGCTGGCACCGTGGGCGCGCTGGCCGCTGTGGCAAACGCGGTTCAGGATGCGCTCTGGGATCACGGGGTGCGGCAGGCGGACATGCCTTTCACACCTCAAAGAGTATGGGAATTGCTGACGCATGAATCTGTCGCGGCTGAGTAG
- the argF gene encoding ornithine carbamoyltransferase — protein MNHFLDIHKTDAAALRSMIDQAGAMKQARLGRPKAAPDDEQPLAGRMVALIFEKPSTRTRVSFDVGVRQMGGQTMVLSGKDMQLGHGETIADTARVLSRYVDMIMIRTFDETILTEMAEYSDVPVINGLTDRTHPCQIMADVLTFEEHRGPIAGKKVVWTGDGNNVCASFLHAAGQFGFDLTFTGPAQLDPEEEFIGFARQKGSKIVIERDPHKAVEGADLVVADTWVSMHDSQSAKERRHNMLRPYQVNAELMSHAKPDALFMHCLPAHREEEATSEVMDGPNSVIFDEAENRLHAQKAVMRWCLGV, from the coding sequence ATGAATCATTTTCTCGACATCCACAAAACCGACGCCGCCGCGCTGCGGTCCATGATCGACCAGGCCGGAGCGATGAAACAGGCCCGGTTGGGCCGCCCCAAGGCCGCGCCCGACGACGAACAGCCGCTGGCGGGCCGCATGGTCGCACTGATCTTCGAAAAGCCCTCGACGCGGACGCGCGTGTCTTTCGATGTGGGCGTGCGCCAGATGGGCGGGCAAACCATGGTGCTGTCCGGCAAGGACATGCAGTTGGGTCACGGAGAAACCATCGCCGACACCGCCCGCGTGCTGTCGCGCTATGTCGACATGATCATGATCCGCACCTTTGATGAAACCATCCTGACCGAAATGGCCGAATATTCGGACGTGCCGGTGATCAACGGCCTGACCGACCGCACCCATCCTTGCCAGATCATGGCTGATGTTCTGACATTCGAGGAACACCGCGGCCCCATCGCCGGCAAAAAGGTGGTCTGGACCGGCGACGGCAACAATGTCTGCGCCTCCTTCCTGCACGCCGCCGGTCAATTCGGCTTCGATCTGACCTTCACCGGCCCCGCTCAGCTTGACCCGGAAGAAGAGTTCATAGGGTTTGCCCGCCAGAAAGGGTCGAAAATCGTGATCGAAAGGGATCCGCACAAAGCGGTGGAAGGCGCCGACCTCGTCGTCGCAGACACCTGGGTTTCGATGCATGATTCCCAGTCGGCCAAGGAACGCCGCCACAACATGCTGCGTCCCTATCAGGTCAACGCTGAACTCATGTCGCATGCCAAACCGGATGCGCTGTTCATGCATTGCCTGCCGGCCCACCGCGAGGAAGAAGCGACCTCCGAGGTTATGGACGGACCGAACTCGGTCATTTTCGATGAGGCCGAAAACCGCCTGCACGCGCAGAAGGCGGTCATGCGCTGGTGCCTGGGCGTTTAA
- a CDS encoding ABC transporter permease: MQNPADQTARRFGAVNWMGLYTLAQRETLRFLAVWTQTVLAPLVMAGLFLLIFTIAIGPSRPDVMGVPFVMFLAPGIMMMTVIQNAFANTSSSMVIAKVQGNIVDTLMPPLSPLEILLGYLAGGIARGVMIALVISIAFLVLLSIAPQHPLIALTFVVLGGAFMGALGLFAGIFANKFDQMAAITNFIVTPLAFLSGTFYSVEALPPLLNRLTHLNPVFYLIDGLRYGMIGVSDSSPWLGMAVCTFATLVIGAITWLMLRTGYRLKA; the protein is encoded by the coding sequence ATGCAGAATCCCGCAGATCAGACCGCGCGTCGCTTCGGAGCAGTCAACTGGATGGGCCTTTACACGCTGGCGCAGCGCGAAACCCTGCGCTTTCTGGCTGTCTGGACCCAGACGGTTCTTGCACCTCTGGTTATGGCGGGGTTGTTTCTGTTGATCTTCACCATCGCCATCGGACCCAGCCGACCAGATGTCATGGGCGTGCCGTTCGTGATGTTTCTGGCTCCGGGGATCATGATGATGACGGTGATCCAGAACGCCTTTGCCAATACCTCGTCCTCGATGGTGATCGCCAAGGTGCAAGGCAACATCGTTGATACCTTGATGCCACCGCTGTCACCGCTCGAGATTCTGCTGGGCTATCTCGCGGGTGGCATTGCCCGCGGCGTGATGATTGCACTGGTGATCTCGATTGCGTTCCTGGTCTTGCTCTCCATCGCGCCTCAGCACCCGTTGATCGCGCTGACCTTTGTCGTTCTGGGCGGCGCGTTCATGGGCGCCTTGGGTCTGTTTGCGGGTATCTTTGCCAACAAGTTCGACCAGATGGCCGCGATCACCAACTTTATCGTCACGCCGCTGGCCTTCCTGTCGGGCACGTTCTACTCGGTCGAGGCATTGCCGCCCTTGCTGAACCGCCTGACCCATCTGAACCCGGTGTTCTATCTGATCGATGGCTTGCGGTATGGCATGATCGGGGTGTCCGACAGCTCTCCGTGGCTGGGAATGGCGGTCTGTACGTTTGCGACACTCGTGATCGGAGCCATCACCTGGCTGATGCTGCGCACCGGATATCGCCTCAAGGCTTAA
- a CDS encoding ferric reductase-like transmembrane domain-containing protein, with protein sequence MIPTGVIWATLIAALAVPLIAAAGSPYLAWRDPVYILGGFAGILSLDLLLLQPLLAGRYLPGLSVMMSRHLHRWIGLSLVLAIVVHVAGLWLTSPPDVVDALLFVSPTPFSAWGVIAMWTAFGAALMGVFRQHLRLRFRLWRLSHTVLAGVTIVGSVVHAMLIEGTMEIMTKTALCALVLLASASALAKLKVWEIRRRP encoded by the coding sequence GTGATCCCAACCGGTGTCATCTGGGCGACACTGATCGCCGCCCTTGCCGTTCCGCTGATCGCTGCGGCAGGCAGCCCCTACCTTGCATGGCGCGATCCTGTCTACATCCTCGGCGGGTTTGCCGGGATTCTGAGCCTGGATCTGCTGTTGCTGCAACCGCTTCTGGCCGGGAGATACCTTCCGGGATTGTCGGTAATGATGAGCCGCCACCTTCACCGCTGGATCGGCCTGTCCCTGGTGCTGGCGATCGTGGTCCATGTCGCGGGATTGTGGCTTACCAGCCCGCCGGATGTGGTGGATGCATTGTTGTTCGTCTCTCCGACACCGTTCTCGGCCTGGGGCGTCATTGCCATGTGGACAGCTTTCGGGGCGGCCCTGATGGGTGTCTTCCGCCAGCACCTGCGCCTGCGATTTCGTCTTTGGCGGCTGAGCCACACCGTGCTGGCCGGGGTGACGATTGTCGGCAGCGTTGTTCACGCCATGCTGATCGAAGGCACGATGGAGATCATGACCAAGACGGCGCTCTGCGCACTGGTCCTGCTGGCGAGCGCAAGCGCACTCGCCAAGCTGAAGGTGTGGGAGATCCGTCGGCGTCCTTAA
- a CDS encoding GcrA family cell cycle regulator, whose amino-acid sequence MSWTDERVELLKKMWGEGQSASQIAKELGGVTRNAVIGKVHRLGLSNRTAGASPAKAEPKEKPAPAPKAEAKPKPAPKTEPARPAPAPTAEAKPVVPARRQIIPAGQPLPPQPSANEISPEALAKVNEIEKKAKKLTLMELTEKTCKWPVGDPATEDFWFCGLPVEAGKPYCEAHVGVAFQPMSSRRDRRR is encoded by the coding sequence ATGTCCTGGACAGACGAGCGCGTAGAACTGCTGAAGAAGATGTGGGGCGAAGGCCAGTCGGCCAGCCAGATTGCCAAGGAACTGGGTGGCGTGACCCGCAATGCGGTGATCGGCAAGGTGCACCGCCTGGGCCTGTCCAACCGGACGGCAGGCGCATCCCCGGCCAAGGCGGAACCGAAAGAAAAACCGGCGCCCGCCCCCAAGGCCGAGGCCAAACCCAAACCTGCGCCCAAGACCGAACCGGCGCGTCCGGCCCCGGCCCCGACCGCCGAGGCGAAACCGGTCGTTCCGGCCCGCCGTCAGATTATCCCCGCCGGTCAGCCGCTGCCACCGCAGCCGTCGGCCAATGAGATCAGCCCCGAAGCGCTGGCCAAGGTCAACGAGATCGAGAAAAAGGCCAAGAAGCTGACTCTGATGGAATTGACGGAAAAAACCTGCAAGTGGCCCGTAGGCGACCCCGCGACCGAGGATTTCTGGTTCTGCGGCCTTCCGGTTGAGGCGGGCAAGCCCTATTGCGAGGCGCATGTGGGCGTGGCCTTCCAGCCGATGAGCTCGCGCAGGGATCGTCGGCGTTAG
- a CDS encoding twin-arginine translocation pathway signal, with protein sequence MTDALLSRRSLITQGAAIVATGAAGLLVPARAAGLAPTPSMRGGSNNYRPGAPIVDRIGGGGFWMTGTVRRAGDGAPLPGQRIQIWAHTTEGHERDPQSHGATLTDEKGEFRLEMPQIVPAFGQPHGHLAYDSDAFETVFLRPVMSSSKDKTLAAHFVLQPF encoded by the coding sequence ATGACAGATGCGTTGCTGTCCCGTCGTTCCCTGATCACCCAAGGTGCTGCCATTGTCGCAACCGGGGCCGCGGGACTTTTGGTGCCTGCCCGCGCAGCCGGGCTTGCGCCGACGCCTTCGATGCGGGGTGGATCAAACAACTATCGCCCCGGCGCGCCAATCGTGGACCGGATCGGTGGCGGCGGGTTCTGGATGACCGGCACCGTACGACGGGCGGGCGACGGCGCACCCCTGCCCGGCCAGCGCATTCAGATCTGGGCCCATACCACAGAAGGGCACGAACGTGACCCGCAAAGCCATGGGGCGACTTTGACGGATGAAAAGGGTGAATTCCGGCTGGAAATGCCGCAGATCGTTCCCGCATTCGGTCAACCGCACGGGCATCTGGCCTATGACAGCGACGCGTTCGAAACCGTGTTCCTGCGGCCTGTGATGTCCAGTTCCAAGGACAAGACGCTGGCTGCGCATTTCGTGTTGCAACCGTTCTGA
- a CDS encoding DMT family transporter codes for MFEPKHHNPPLAAALIFVATAFIAATTLLAKALGTDALGPPLHAMQISHGRFLFALLAILLAVAILRPRLVRPHWGLHVGRTSFGWAGVTLMFASVAFIPMADATAISFLNPVFGMVLAIPLLQERVGPWRWLAAAVALTGAMILLRPTPASFQPAALLALAAAALIGMELIFIKKLSGREPPMQILLINNAMGLVIATIAVSFVFQMPTPQQWAALLGIGVLMACAQACFVNGMARADASFVAPISYATLIFAALYDFAVFDVIPDWISLVGSATILAGGLILVWREAVQRRA; via the coding sequence ATGTTCGAACCCAAACACCATAATCCACCGCTTGCGGCCGCGCTTATCTTTGTCGCCACCGCCTTTATCGCGGCCACGACGCTGCTGGCCAAAGCGCTGGGGACGGATGCGTTGGGCCCGCCCTTGCACGCCATGCAGATCAGTCACGGGCGGTTTCTGTTTGCCCTGCTGGCGATTCTGCTGGCGGTCGCAATTCTGCGGCCCCGGCTGGTGCGGCCCCATTGGGGTCTTCACGTCGGGCGGACCAGTTTCGGCTGGGCGGGGGTGACACTGATGTTCGCCTCGGTTGCCTTCATTCCGATGGCGGATGCGACGGCGATATCCTTTCTGAACCCTGTTTTCGGTATGGTGCTGGCCATTCCGCTGCTGCAAGAGCGGGTTGGTCCGTGGCGCTGGCTGGCGGCGGCTGTTGCCTTGACGGGCGCGATGATCCTGCTGCGTCCGACCCCCGCCAGTTTTCAGCCCGCTGCCCTTCTGGCGCTGGCGGCGGCTGCGCTGATCGGGATGGAGCTGATTTTCATCAAGAAACTTTCCGGGCGCGAGCCACCGATGCAGATCCTGCTGATCAACAACGCGATGGGGCTGGTGATCGCCACGATAGCCGTCAGCTTCGTCTTTCAGATGCCGACCCCGCAGCAGTGGGCAGCATTGTTGGGGATCGGCGTTCTGATGGCCTGCGCGCAGGCCTGTTTCGTCAACGGCATGGCGCGGGCGGACGCATCTTTTGTGGCCCCGATCAGCTATGCCACACTGATCTTTGCCGCCCTTTACGACTTTGCGGTCTTTGATGTGATCCCCGACTGGATCAGTCTGGTCGGGTCCGCAACCATCCTGGCCGGCGGGCTGATCCTGGTCTGGCGAGAAGCCGTGCAACGCCGCGCCTGA
- a CDS encoding dienelactone hydrolase family protein produces MSWAHDTVFPFSAPMTSGQTTTHDVYVGGEGPPILILQELPGIGPETLALSAKLNASGFRVYLPHLFGTYGKVEMAKNMARLFCVRREFSIFARGRQSPVAGWMRALTREIKQCENSAGVGVIGMCLTGSFALTLMAEDAVLGGVASQTALPILGGRHLHMSAEDIGAASAGMAAKGPGLAMRYSEDRLAPKKLMRALEQAFGDLLETVEYPGKDHSLLTLDFHEPAYQRVDAYFKARFGMA; encoded by the coding sequence ATGAGCTGGGCGCATGATACCGTTTTTCCCTTCTCTGCCCCGATGACCAGCGGGCAGACGACCACACATGACGTTTATGTCGGCGGTGAAGGCCCACCGATCCTGATCCTTCAGGAACTGCCAGGGATCGGGCCAGAAACGCTGGCGTTGTCCGCAAAGCTCAACGCATCCGGCTTTCGCGTCTACCTGCCTCATTTGTTTGGAACCTATGGCAAGGTTGAAATGGCAAAGAACATGGCCCGGTTGTTCTGCGTGCGGCGCGAGTTCAGCATTTTCGCCCGTGGCAGGCAGAGCCCCGTTGCAGGATGGATGCGCGCCCTGACCCGTGAAATCAAGCAGTGCGAAAACAGCGCCGGTGTAGGCGTCATCGGCATGTGCCTGACCGGCAGTTTCGCCCTTACCCTCATGGCCGAAGACGCCGTTCTGGGCGGGGTAGCCAGCCAAACTGCGCTGCCGATCCTCGGGGGCCGCCATCTGCACATGAGCGCTGAAGACATCGGCGCGGCCTCTGCGGGTATGGCCGCGAAAGGCCCCGGCCTGGCGATGCGGTATTCAGAAGACAGGCTTGCCCCCAAGAAACTGATGCGGGCGCTTGAACAGGCGTTCGGCGATCTACTGGAAACGGTCGAATATCCCGGCAAGGATCATTCGCTGTTGACGCTGGATTTCCACGAACCCGCCTATCAACGCGTTGACGCCTATTTCAAGGCGCGCTTTGGTATGGCTTAG
- a CDS encoding aspartate aminotransferase family protein yields MIPSVLPTYNRAPLTFVKGEGAWLTEADGRRFLDLGAGIAVNALGHAHPALVAALTDQAHALWHVSNLYNIPQQQALADKLVEHSFADTVFFTNSGTESCELAVKMARKYFYDKGQPERVEIITFDGSFHGRSSAGIAAAGSEKMTKGFGPLLPGFVHVAFGDLDGVTDAITDETTAILIEPIQGEGGIRPVPDAELRALRQICDDNGLLLILDEVQCGVGRTGKLFAHEWAGITPDIMMVAKGIGGGFPLGAVLATEDAASGMTAGTHGSTYGGNPLGCAVGCAVIDQVATPAFLEGVNRKAGLLRQKLEGLVADHPDVFEEVRGSGLMLGLKCKPTNIDVVNAGYDNEVITVPAADNVIRLLPPLTLTEDDIAQAMIRLDKAAQQIETQLQTT; encoded by the coding sequence ATGATCCCGTCCGTTCTGCCGACCTACAACCGTGCGCCCCTGACATTCGTGAAGGGCGAAGGCGCCTGGCTGACCGAGGCGGATGGCCGACGTTTTCTGGACCTCGGCGCAGGGATCGCGGTGAATGCGCTGGGCCACGCCCATCCGGCCTTGGTGGCCGCGCTGACTGACCAGGCCCATGCGCTGTGGCATGTTTCGAACCTGTACAACATTCCTCAGCAACAGGCGTTGGCTGACAAGCTGGTGGAACACAGTTTTGCCGATACGGTTTTCTTCACGAACTCCGGCACGGAATCCTGCGAACTGGCCGTGAAAATGGCCCGCAAGTATTTCTATGACAAAGGTCAGCCCGAGCGGGTTGAGATCATCACCTTCGACGGTTCCTTCCACGGCCGGTCGTCAGCCGGTATCGCGGCTGCCGGGTCCGAGAAGATGACCAAGGGCTTCGGCCCGCTTCTGCCGGGTTTCGTGCATGTGGCCTTCGGCGATCTCGACGGCGTGACCGACGCCATCACCGATGAGACCACCGCGATCCTGATCGAGCCCATCCAAGGCGAGGGCGGCATCCGCCCGGTCCCCGACGCCGAACTCAGGGCCTTGCGTCAGATCTGCGACGACAACGGGCTGCTTCTGATCCTTGATGAAGTCCAATGCGGCGTTGGCCGCACCGGCAAGCTGTTCGCGCATGAGTGGGCAGGGATCACCCCTGATATCATGATGGTCGCCAAGGGCATCGGCGGGGGCTTCCCGCTGGGGGCGGTGCTGGCGACCGAGGACGCGGCATCCGGTATGACCGCAGGCACCCACGGCTCGACATATGGTGGCAACCCGCTGGGCTGCGCGGTGGGCTGCGCGGTGATCGACCAGGTCGCAACCCCGGCCTTTCTCGAAGGCGTCAACCGCAAGGCGGGCCTCTTGCGCCAGAAACTCGAAGGCCTCGTCGCCGATCATCCCGACGTGTTCGAAGAGGTCCGCGGATCGGGCCTGATGCTCGGCCTGAAATGCAAGCCGACAAATATCGACGTGGTCAACGCAGGGTATGACAACGAAGTTATCACCGTTCCCGCCGCCGACAACGTGATCCGTCTGCTGCCGCCGCTGACCCTGACCGAGGACGATATCGCTCAGGCCATGATCCGTCTCGACAAGGCCGCTCAGCAGATCGAGACCCAACTCCAAACCACCTGA
- a CDS encoding DUF2235 domain-containing protein yields the protein MNLSRLSRKVLGWLGRPLRSEHSAETRHREPISHVIILDGTMSTLEPGFETHAGQTFRLCCEMGSKVSVFYEAGVQWESWKSSLDVMMGRGINRQIRRAYGYLASRYKPGDKIFFIGYSRGAYGVRSLAGVIDMIGLLKAEHATERNILQAYRHYECNPDGIAASEFRRRFCHEGVEIEMIGVWDTVKALGLRLPLLWRWAEDKHAFHNHELGPATRHGYHAMALDETREVFEPVLWTCTPEFKGHVEQVWFRGTHGDIGGQLNGYEEARPLSNISLIWMLDKAELHGLPLPDGWRDRFPIDPHAPSVGTWRGWGKIFLLRKHRKVGQDPSERLHVSVSPDELPGWVAMPKLPTHPAQ from the coding sequence ATGAATCTGTCGCGGCTGAGTAGAAAGGTTCTGGGATGGCTCGGGCGGCCTTTGCGGTCCGAGCATTCCGCCGAGACGCGGCACCGTGAACCGATCAGCCATGTCATCATCCTTGATGGCACCATGTCCACCCTCGAGCCCGGATTTGAAACTCATGCCGGTCAGACATTTCGCCTGTGCTGCGAGATGGGCAGCAAGGTTTCGGTGTTCTACGAGGCAGGCGTGCAGTGGGAAAGCTGGAAGTCCTCGCTGGACGTGATGATGGGCCGGGGCATCAACCGCCAGATCCGCCGCGCCTATGGGTATTTGGCGTCCCGCTACAAGCCGGGCGACAAGATCTTTTTCATCGGTTATTCGCGCGGTGCCTATGGCGTGCGCAGTCTGGCCGGCGTGATCGACATGATCGGCCTGCTCAAGGCGGAACACGCCACCGAACGAAACATACTGCAAGCGTACCGCCACTATGAATGTAATCCAGACGGCATCGCCGCCAGCGAATTCCGCCGACGTTTCTGCCACGAAGGGGTCGAGATCGAGATGATCGGCGTCTGGGACACGGTCAAGGCGCTGGGATTGCGTCTGCCGCTGCTGTGGCGCTGGGCCGAGGATAAGCACGCCTTTCACAACCATGAGCTGGGCCCGGCCACCCGTCATGGGTATCACGCCATGGCGCTGGATGAGACGCGCGAAGTGTTCGAACCAGTTCTGTGGACCTGCACGCCCGAGTTCAAGGGTCATGTGGAACAGGTCTGGTTCCGCGGAACCCACGGCGACATAGGTGGCCAATTGAACGGCTACGAAGAGGCGCGGCCGCTGAGCAACATTTCCCTGATCTGGATGCTGGACAAGGCGGAATTGCACGGTCTGCCCTTGCCCGACGGCTGGCGCGATCGTTTTCCCATTGATCCCCATGCGCCGTCGGTTGGCACATGGCGCGGCTGGGGCAAGATTTTCCTGCTGCGAAAGCACCGCAAGGTCGGGCAGGACCCGTCAGAACGCCTGCATGTTTCCGTTTCGCCGGACGAACTGCCCGGATGGGTGGCGATGCCGAAACTGCCGACACATCCCGCGCAGTAG